A DNA window from Actinomycetota bacterium contains the following coding sequences:
- a CDS encoding cell wall-binding repeat-containing protein, whose amino-acid sequence MTRTPRYLLATALLAAAVAPAVPAQARVSAAGPAAAAPRALAATATADVYEAGAGDDTSATARAIALPGYGAGVMYEAHTFDVADAVTGDEDWISFTVTDAEADAGYVVMIEASADTPGVRPVVEVYAPGAAPTAPTALDGVTDPAAAAASQVAPWLVRGGATLEFRPSSALPGDSATYRARIRPAFAAGTGFGDAAGAYRLRAKFGMTTRLAGPDRHATAARISFERFADGSLDGSAAVVVNGLAFPDAMAGATLAGALGCPLLTTDPKALSASTRTELRRLGVDTVYLLGGTGAVTPAVQTALAGMGLSVRRIAGLDRFATAAAIARAADASAAAGTAPLAFVASGRAFPDALSASAVAAHSAAPVLLTEPGRLATATAEALADPALGITDVVS is encoded by the coding sequence CGCCCCGGTACCTCCTCGCGACCGCCCTGCTTGCCGCCGCCGTCGCGCCGGCCGTCCCCGCTCAGGCGCGCGTGAGCGCGGCCGGGCCGGCCGCCGCCGCACCACGGGCGCTCGCGGCCACCGCCACCGCGGACGTCTACGAGGCCGGCGCCGGCGACGACACGTCCGCGACCGCGCGCGCGATCGCGCTGCCGGGCTACGGCGCGGGCGTCATGTACGAGGCGCACACGTTCGACGTCGCGGACGCCGTCACCGGTGACGAGGACTGGATCTCGTTCACGGTCACGGACGCCGAGGCGGACGCCGGATACGTGGTGATGATCGAGGCGTCGGCCGATACGCCGGGCGTGCGCCCGGTCGTGGAGGTGTACGCGCCCGGTGCGGCGCCGACGGCGCCGACGGCACTGGACGGCGTCACCGATCCGGCCGCCGCGGCGGCGTCGCAGGTCGCGCCGTGGCTGGTGCGCGGCGGGGCCACGCTCGAGTTCCGCCCGTCGAGCGCCCTTCCCGGCGACTCGGCGACCTATCGCGCCCGCATCCGTCCGGCGTTCGCCGCCGGTACCGGCTTCGGCGACGCCGCCGGCGCGTACCGGCTGCGGGCCAAGTTCGGCATGACGACGCGGCTCGCCGGCCCGGACCGGCACGCGACCGCCGCCCGCATCAGCTTCGAGCGCTTCGCCGACGGCTCGCTGGACGGCAGCGCCGCGGTCGTCGTCAACGGGCTCGCGTTCCCCGACGCGATGGCGGGCGCCACGCTCGCCGGCGCGCTCGGCTGCCCGCTGCTCACGACCGATCCGAAAGCGCTCTCGGCGTCCACGCGCACCGAGCTGCGGCGGCTCGGCGTGGACACCGTCTACCTGCTCGGCGGCACCGGCGCGGTCACCCCGGCCGTGCAGACTGCGCTGGCCGGCATGGGGCTGTCCGTGCGCCGCATCGCGGGCCTCGACCGCTTCGCGACCGCCGCGGCCATCGCGCGCGCGGCCGACGCGAGCGCGGCCGCGGGGACCGCTCCGCTCGCGTTCGTCGCGAGCGGCCGCGCGTTCCCCGACGCGCTGTCGGCGTCCGCGGTGGCCGCGCACTCGGCGGCACCCGTGCTCCTGACCGAGCCCGGGCGGCTGGCCACCGCCACCGCCGAGGCGCTCGCCGACCCGGCGCTCGGCATCACTGACGTGGTGAGCG